The Rhinatrema bivittatum chromosome 4, aRhiBiv1.1, whole genome shotgun sequence genome window below encodes:
- the MYADML2 gene encoding myeloid-associated differentiation marker-like protein 2 → MESPESHVLNVGAIASPVGVARLLQAAFGCTTFSLVAHRAGFNEAPGTFCIFVWCFCFAVTVFIIACELTRVHGCLHILSWGNFTAAFAMLATLMSVTAAIIYSLYFVQLSCYSIGCEVRDFRIAASVFASLLFIVYLVEVFLIRAKPGQASSYMATISGLLKIIQAFVACIIFGALVSESQYKRYVATQWCVAVYSFCFVVTVIVIALNVTGKRMTLHCPFERLVVIYTVLAVLMYMSAAVIWPVFCFDSKYGSVRRPQQCSWGRCAWDSQLVITVFTHLNLLLYIADLVCSQRLRFVNQP, encoded by the coding sequence ATGGAGAGTCCAGAGAGCCATGTGCTGAACGTAGGAGCCATAGCATCTCCTGTTGGTGTGGCTCGTTTGCTACAAGCAGCATTTGGGTGCACTACGTTCAGTCTGGTGGCACACCGAGCTGGGTTCAATGAGGCTCCCGGGACTTTCTGCATCTTTGTCTGGTGCTTCTGTTTTGCCGTTACGGTGTTCATCATCGCGTGTGAACTGACTCGTGTACATGGCTGCCTGCATATCCTCTCCTGGGGTAATTTCACTGCTGCTTTTGCCATGCTGGCCACACTCATGTCTGTCACGGCAGCAATTATCTACTCTCTTTATTTTGTGCAGCTCAGTTGTTATTCTATCGGCTGTGAGGTTAGAGACTTCCGGATTGCAGCCAGCGTCTTTGCCAGCTTGTTATTCATTGTTTACCTGGTGGAAGTGTTCCTGATCCGAGCCAAGCCAGGCCAGGCCAGCAGCTATATGGCTACCATCTCTGGCCTTCTAAAAATCATCCAGGCTTTTGTGGCTTGCATCATCTTTGGGGCACTGGTGAGTGAGAGTCAGTACAAGCGCTACGTGGCTACCCAGTGGTGTGTGGCTGTTTACAGCTTCTGCTTTGTGGTCACAGTGATAGTCATTGCCCTAAACGTGACAGGGAAGAGAATGACCCTGCACTGCCCATTTGAGCGTTTGGTGGTTATCTACACGGTGCTGGCAGTGCTGATGTACATGAGCGCTGCTGTGATCTGGCCTGTCTTTTGCTTTGACAGTAAATATGGCTCAGTGCGGCGACCACAGCAATGCAGTTGGGGACGATGTGCCTGGGATAGCCAGCTGGTGATCACCGTCTTCACTCACCTTAACCTCCTTCTCTACATTGCGGACCTGGTGTGCTCACAGCGCCTCCGTTTTGTGAACCAACCTTAA